Proteins from one Juglans microcarpa x Juglans regia isolate MS1-56 chromosome 1S, Jm3101_v1.0, whole genome shotgun sequence genomic window:
- the LOC121246532 gene encoding putative leucine-rich repeat receptor-like serine/threonine-protein kinase At2g19230 encodes MGTVRGSKCSWCSTIGLLAFASVFASWPFTVNSTVLVSEKELSNPEHGRRNLHDIGGSINIDCGIPKDSSYTDEKTKLHYASDAEFIDSGENKKISSEFKTETLQTSLLNVRSFPQGNRSCYTLKPAEGKGTNYFIRATFMYGNYDEQNQLPKFGLYVGVNEWDTIKFENASHVVIKEIIHAAVTDDVYVCLRNTGSGTPFISTLELRHFDEESYNQTESTALLLYRRYDIGSTTGQIIRFKDDAYDRMWFPYNLPQSRPINTSLDIDALKRTEYELPSMVMRTAVVPENANDTLHFELDAVDPILTFYPFLHFAELEILKSNESREFNIDINGKLWFKGLVPKYLSSETKSGRDPVRGPNLNFSLSKTQSSTHPPILNAMEVYIVKDFLNMPTHQDEVDAIMEIKNQYRVSKFWEGDPCLPLPAWDGLQCSDNGYKPRNITALNLSSSGLTGTIPTSIGRLKSLQYLDLSNNSLTGTLPKFLLQLPDLRAVDLSGNKLSGSVPSAFSASIGDGTLSVDGNPDLCVTGPCKKEEKKKNLAVPIIAAVVSSVVVLSVLAILWSYRRKQVAKQVARTHLKGSGSLKLDNRHFTYNEVLSITNNFQTIIGKGGFGTVYHGLLSDGTQVAVKMLSPSSTQGSDEFLTEVQLLMRVHHRNLVSFTAYCNEGTNIGIIYEYMARGNLAEYLSDRRKDTLTWKARLQIAVDAAQGLEYLHHGCKPPIIHRDVKTTNILLNEKMQAKIADFGLSKCFQVENQSQSHLLTTVVGTLGYLDPEYYNCNRLTERSDVFSFGVVLLEIITGRPAVIKSEGNAHIIQWVSAFLERGDIRGIVDPRLQGNFNINSGWKAVETAMACVPLNSNQRPTMSHVLMELKECLEIELAHEQSLEMQGVLMESRNTFEMSPLGSEIETMPLAR; translated from the exons ATGGGTACGGTACGTGGAAGCAAATGTTCATGGTGTTCCACGATTGGATTACTAGCCTTTGCGTCGGTATTTGCGTCGTGGCCATTTACTGTAAACTCTACTGTTTTGGTTTCCGAGAAGGAACTGTCTAATCCCGAACACGGTAGAAGGAATCTACACGACATAGGGG GCTCCATTAACATCGACTGTGGTATCCCGAAAGATTCCAGCTACACTGATGAAAAAACCAAGTTACATTATGCTTCAGATGCAGAATTCATCGACAGTGGAGAGAATAAGAAGATATCTTCCGAATTCAAAACAGAAACCCTTCAGACATCTCTTTTGAATGTGAGAAGTTTTCCTCAGGGGAACAGAAGTTGCTACACTCTAAAACCTGCAGAAGGTAAGGgtacaaactatttcatcagGGCCACCTTCATGTACGGAAATTACGATGAGCAGAACCAGTTGCCAAAGTTCGGTCTATATGTAGGAGTTAATGAATGGGATACAATAAAGTTTGAGAACGCATCTCATGTTGTGATCAAGGAGATTATACATGCTGCAGTGACGGATGATGTATATGTTTGTCTCCGAAATACTGGGTCAGGAACTCCTTTCATATCGACACTAGAGCTGAGGCATTTCGATGAGGAAAGTTATAACCAAACTGAATCCACAGCTTTACTTCTGTACAGGCGTTATGATATCGGCTCAACAACAGGTCAAATAATCCG GTTCAAAGACGATGCTTATGATCGAATGTGGTTTCCTTATAACCTGCCTCAATCTAGACCAATCAACACCTCCTTGGATATTGACGCCCTTAAACGAACTGAATATGAACTGCCGTCAATGGTCATGAGAACTGCTGTCGTCCCAGAAAATGCCAATGACACCCTCCATTTTGAATTGGATGCTGTTGATCCCATTTTAACTTTTTACCCCTTCCTGCACTTTGCTGAACTTGAAATCCTCAAAAGCAACGAGAGTAGAGAATTTAACATTGATATAAACGGCAAGCTCTGGTTCAAAGGTTTAGTTCCCAAGTACCTGTCCTCAGAAACTAAAAGTGGACGCGATCCAGTGAGGGGACCTAACCTCAATTTCAGTCTTTCTAAGACCCAAAGCTCTACCCATCCTCCCATTCTCAACGCAATGGAGGTTTACATAGTAAAAGATTTCTTAAATATGCCAACACACCAAGACGAAG TTGATGCTatcatggaaataaaaaatcagtATCGGGTGTCTAAATTTTGGGAAGGAGATCCATGTCTGCCACTACCTGCTTGGGATGGCCTGCAGTGCAGCGACAATGGTTATAAACCCCGCAACATTACTGCCTT GAATCTATCCTCAAGTGGACTGACAGGAACGATTCCTACTTCAATTGGCCGGCTTAAATCACTTCAGTACCT GGATTTATCCAACAATAGCTTAACGGGAACACTACCTAAATTTTTGTTACAATTGCCAGACTTGAGGGCTGT GGATTTGTCCGGAAACAAACTCTCTGGTTCAGTTCCTTCTGCTTTCAGTGCAAGCATAGGAGATGGAACTCTAAG TGTGGATGGAAATCCGGATCTCTGTGTGACGGGTCCATGCaaaaaggaggagaagaagaagaatcttgCCGTCCCGATAATCGCAGCCGTTGTTTCATCAGTTGTAGTATTGAGTGTACTGGCTATTCTGTGGAGCTACAGAAGAAAACAAG TTGCAAAGCAAGTTGCTAGAACTCACCTGAAGGGATCCGGGTCATTGAAGCTAGACAATCGCCATTTTACATACAATGAGGTTTTAAGCATAACCAATAACTTTCAGACAATTATTGGGAAAGGAGGATTTGGAACAGTATACCATGGACTCTTAAGTGACGGCACCCAAGTTGCAGTCAAGATGCTCTCTCCATCATCAACTCAAGGCTCTGATGAGTTTCTCACAGAG GTACAGCTCTTGATGCGAGTTCATCATAGAAACTTGGTTTCCTTTACTGCATATTGCAATGAGGGCACAAACATCGGGATCATCTATGAGTACATGGCACGTGGGAATTTAGCAGAGTACCTATCAG ATAGAAGGAAAGATACTTTGACTTGGAAAGCGAGGCTCCAGATTGCAGTTGATGCAGCTCAAG GACTGGAGTACTTGCACCATGGTTGCAAACCACCCATAATTCACAGAGATGTGAAGACTACCAACATTttgttaaatgaaaaaatgCAGGCCAAAATAGCTGATTTTGGGTTATCAAAATGCTTCCAGGTTGAAAATCAAAGTCAAAGTCATTTGTTGACTACAGTCGTTGGTACGCTGGGTTACCTTGATCCAGA ATACTACAACTGCAACAGGTTAACTGAGAGAAGTGATGTTTTCAGTTTTGGAGTTGTGCTATTGGAAATAATCACAGGCCGGCCAGCAGTAATAAAAAGCGAAGGGAATGCTCATATTATTCAATGGGTTAGTGCCTTTCTCGAAAGAGGGGATATTAGAGGAATTGTTGATCCTAGGTTGCAAGGCAATTTTAACATCAATTCTGGTTGGAAGGCCGTGGAGACGGCAATGGCATGCGTGCCATTGAATTCTAACCAAAGGCCAACCATGAGTCACGTGCTGATGGAATTGAAGGAGTGCTTGGAAATTGAGCTTGCTCATGAACAAAGTCTCGAAATGCAGGGTGTACTAATGGAATCCAGGAATACATTCGAAATGAGTCCTTTGGGTAGTGAGATTGAAACGATGCCCCTGGCAAGGTAG
- the LOC121247700 gene encoding GDSL esterase/lipase APG-like, giving the protein MPTQKMTIYSKKVLLLMLSYALLGFGNGQESTQIVPAIITFGDSAVDVGNNNNLRTFFKANYPPYGRDFVNHQPTGRFCNGKLTTDITAEALGFKTYPPAYLSPQASGKNLLIGANFASAAAGYDEKPTILHHAITLSQQLEYFKEYKTRLTKVAGSKQAAAILKDAIYILSAGSGDFLQNYYINPSVRKTHTPDEYSSFLVGSFSKFVKELYGLGARKLGVTSLPPLGCFPFAFNLFKFNEKGCVSTINTAAQGFNKKMNSSAANLQKQLPGLKIVVFDIFTPIYDLVRSPSKYGFVETRRSCCGKGTLETTSALCNPKSPGTCSNATQYVFWDNVHPSEAANQVIADAMIVQGIALF; this is encoded by the exons ATGCCGACGCAGAAGATGACTATCTATTCCAAAAAAGTACTGCTTTTGATGTTATCATATGCGTTGTTAGGATTCGGAAATGGTCAAGAATCAACACAGATTGTACCAGCAATCATAACATTCGGGGACTCTGCTGTAGACGTGGGCAACAATAACAATCTCCGTACTTTTTTCAAGGCTAATTACCCTCCATATGGGAGGGACTTTGTCAATCATCAGCCTACAGGGAGGTTTTGCAATGGTAAACTAACCACTGATATAACTG CTGAAGCTCTGGGCTTTAAGACTTATCCTCCAGCATATCTTAGCCCACAGGCATCAGGGAAGAACCTTCTAATTGGAGCAAACTTTGCTTCAGCTGCCGCGGGTTACGATGAGAAACCAACAATCCTTCAT CATGCAATCACGTTGTCTCAGCAGCTGGAATACTTCAAAGAATACAAGACTAGGTTAACAAAGGTGGCTGGTAGTAAGCAAGCAGCAGCCATCCTCAAGGatgcaatatatattttgagtgCGGGTAGTGGAGACTTTCTCCAGAATTACTACATCAATCCTTCAGTCAGAAAAACTCATACTCCAGATGAGTATTCCTCATTTCTTGTTGGCTCATTCTCAAAATTTGTGAAG GAACTGTATGGCCTGGGAGCCAGGAAACTTGGTGTGACTTCACTCCCTCCATTGGGTTGCTTTCCTTTTGCATTCAACTTATTCAAATTTAATGAGAAGGGATGCGTCTCTACTATCAATACCGCTGCTCAAGGATTCAATAAGAAGATGAACTCCTCTGCAGCAAATCTCCAAAAGCAACTTCCTGGTCTGAAAATTGTGGTCTTTGACATTTTTACGCCTATCTATGATCTTGTTCGATCCCCTTCAAAATATG GTTTTGTGGAAACAAGGAGAAGCTGCTGTGGAAAGGGAACATTAGAGACAACATCGGCCTTGTGCAATCCGAAGTCACCAGGAACTTGTTCTAATGCGACTCAATATGTGTTTTGGGATAACGTCCATCCATCTGAGGCTGCTAATCAGGTTATTGCTGATGCAATGATTGTCCAAGGCATCGCCCTCTTCTGA
- the LOC121247698 gene encoding ATP-dependent 6-phosphofructokinase 6-like: protein MDSRHSTISSSVSISTPRFRCFDPTNTHSPSPNHIPRYFSVLSPTSRNASMENLVNSEPKIVTGPSGYVLEDVPHLTDYIPDLPTYSNPLQVNPAYSVVKQYFVNMDDTVAQKIVVEKNSPRGIHFRRAGPRQKVYFEPEEVYACIVTCGGLCPGLNTVIREIVCGLYHMYGVHKVLGIEGGYRGFYARNTIPLTPKVVNDIHKRGGTILGTSRGGHDTSKIVDSIQDRGINQVYIIGGDGTQKGASVIFEEIRRRGLKVAVAGIPKTIDNDIPVMDKSFGFDTAVEEAQRAINAAHIESESIENGIGLVKLMGRHSGFIAMYATLASRDVDCCLIPESPFYLEGAGGLLEYIEKRLKENGHMVIVIAEGAGQEFFSESMRTTDQQDASGNKRLPDVGLWISQKIKDHFSKTKKMAINLKYIDPTYMIRAVPSNASDNVYCTLLAHSVIHGAMAGYTGFTVGQVNGRHAYIPFYRVIEKQNKVVITDRMWARLLASTNQPSFLDHKYVLGDEKEEAPQNQPINGNNYLQATTTTLGGPNDVAEDKKRQETPIPSINGNE, encoded by the exons ATGGACTCTCGTCACTCTACCATCTCTAGCTCCGTTTCCATTTCTACTCCAAGGTTCCGGTGCTTCGACCCCACAAACACTCACTCTCCCTCCCCCAATCACATCCCCCGATACTTCTCCGTCCTCTCTCCCACTTCCAGGAATGCCTCCATGGAGAACTTGGTCAATTCCGAGCCCAAAATCGTCACCGGCCCCTCTGGTTACGTTCTTGAGGATGTTCCGCACTTGACGGATTACATACCTGACCTCCca ACATATTCGAATCCATTACAAGTCAATCCTGCATACTCGGTTGTGAA GCAGTATTTTGTTAATATGGATGATACTGTTGCTCAAAAG ATTGTTGTCGAGAAGAATAGTCCAAGAGGGATACATTTTCGCCGTGCCGGACCTCGTCAAAAG GTGTATTTCGAACCAGAGGAAGTCTATGCATGTATTGTAACATGCGGTGGTCTATGTCCTGGTCTAAATACAGTGATTAGGGAAATAGTTTGTGGCTTATACCACATGTATGGTGTCCACAAGGTTCTTGGGATAGAG GGGGGATACAGAGGTTTCTATGCCCGAAATACAATTCCTTTGACACCAAAGGTGGTGAATGACATCCATAAACGGGGTGGCACAATCCTTGGGACATCACGAGGGGGCCATGATACCTCTAAAATTGTTGACAGCATTCAGGACCGAGGCATTAATCAG GTATATATAATTGGAGGAGATGGAACTCAGAAAGGGGCTTCCGTAATTTTTGAG GAAATTAGAAGGCGTGGCCTTAAAGTTGCAGTAGCAGGAATACCCAAGACGATTGATAATGACATTCCG GTTATGGACAAGTCATTCGGTTTTGACACTGCTGTTGAAGAGGCTCAACGAGCTATTAATGCAGCCCATATTGAATCAGAAAGCATTGAGAATGGTATCGGTCTTGTCAAGTTAATGGGCCGGCACAGTG GATTTATAGCAATGTATGCAACTCTAGCTAGCCGAGATGTGGACTGTTGCTTGATTCCAGAGTCTCCCTTTTATCTTGAAGGAGCTGGTGGGCTATTAGAATACATTGAGAAAAGACTGAAAGAAAATGGGCACATGGTTATAGTAATAGCTGAAGGTGCAGGACAGGAGTTTTTTTCTGAAAGCATGCGAACCACAGACCAGCAGGATGCTTCTGGAAATAAGCGACTGCCAGATGTGGGTCTGTGGATATCGCAGAAGATTAAG GATCATTTCTCGAAAACTAAGAAGATGGCCATAAATCTCAAATACATAG ATCCCACTTACATGATCCGTGCTGTTCCAAGCAATGCATCTGATAATGTGTACTGCACCCTCCTTGCGCACAGTGTCATTCATGGTGCAATGGCAGGTTATACGGGCTTCACAGTTGGTCAGGTTAACGGGAGACATGCTTACATACCATTCTAC CGGGTGATTGAGAAACAGAACAAGGTTGTGATAACTGACAGGATGTGGGCAAGGCTACTGGCTTCAACTAATCAACCCAGCTTCTTGGACCATAAATATGTACTCGGGGATGAGAAAGAGGAAGCACCACAAAACCAACCAATAAATGGGAATAACTATTTACAAGCAACAACTACTACTCTTGGGGGCCCCAATGATGTCGCAGAGGATAAGAAACGGCAAGAAACACCTATCCCGTCAATAAATGGGAATGAATGA